The Medicago truncatula cultivar Jemalong A17 chromosome 4, MtrunA17r5.0-ANR, whole genome shotgun sequence genome includes a region encoding these proteins:
- the LOC25493135 gene encoding transcriptional corepressor LEUNIG_HOMOLOG — translation MDSKNPKEELFQNFLCDYFKKKGLSNTAKIFKNEARVSGHILPEFDKQPHGLLCDFWNLNYGTSSESQAPKVGATMDNTPQIIRDKYSIQHHASFLSNQKLMSCDFSSDGKIIASGGIGASDENGAKPFICYVESRASVTALESDLDIILEVRFQPKSTRFATTSRDGTVKLWDAKKPERALFNYVVHNGKVRSLDFHPTEEIICSSDSNVIKVWDLKQHATIKELQAGGSLVRFQPGSGRHLAVANQNVITIHDLKDPNVRINLQGHTKDIYSMCWDVTGKMIASVTEDDVRVWSVFMVKQCMYKYPSNGNRFQSVIFHPRYPGVLVIGGFQCLEWLIIENGQRFNKGSASDISITGLAASTAQSEFHIASASTDSMVKLWK, via the exons ATGGATTCAAAAAATCCCAAAGAAGAACT TTTTCAAAACTTTCTGTGTGATTACTTCAAGAAGAAGGGATTGTCAAACACTGCTAAGATTTTCAAAAATGAAGCTCGAGTTTCCGGACATATTCTCCCTG AATTTGATAAACAACCACATGGATTGTTGTGCGACTTCTGGAATTTAAACTATGGAACTTCCAGTGAGAGTCAG GCCCCAAAAGTTGGTGCTACAATGGACAATACCCCTCAAATAATTCGGGATAAATATTCTATTCAACACCATGCAA GTTTTCTAAGCAATCAGAAGCTTATGTCCTGCGATTTTTCATCTGATGGAAAGATTATAGCAAGTGGTGGGATTGGGGCAAGTGATGAGAATGGGGCGAAG CCTTTCATTTGCTACGTGGAAAGTCGTGCTTCTGTTACTGCATTAGAGTCAGATTTAGATATCATCTTAGAAGTTAGATTTCAACCAAAATCAACTAGATTTGCAACAACTTCTCGTGATGGAACAGTAAAActatgggatgcaaaaaaa cCTGAGAGAGCATTGTTCAATTATGTTGTACATAATGGAAAAGTAAGATCATTGGACTTCCACCCAACAGAAGAAATTATTTGCTCATCTGATAGCAATGTAATTAAAGTATGGGATCTTAAACAGCATGCCACGATTAAAGAATTGCAG GCAGGTGGAAGCCTAGTGAGATTTCAGCCTGGATCTGGGAGGCATTTGGCAGTTGCTAATCAAAATGTTATCACCATACATGATTTAAAGGATCCCAATGTTCGGATCAATCTTCAG GGACACACCAAAGACATCTATTCCATGTGTTGGGATGTCACTGGTAAAATGATTGCCTCTGTCACTGAAGATGATGTACGTGTTTGGTCGGTTTTTATGGTGAAACAATGCATGTATAAGTATCCATCAAATGGGAACAGGTTTCAGTCTGTCATATTCCATCCTCGATACCCTGGCGTCTTAGTTATTGGTGGTTTTCAG TGCTTGGAATGGTTGATTATTGAGAACGGGCAAAGATTTAATAAAGGAAGTGCCTCTGATATATCAATTACTGGACTAGCAGCTTCAACGGCGCAAAGTGAATTCCATATTGCATCCGCTAGCACTGATTCTATGGTGAAGCTATGGAAATGA